In one Stigmatella erecta genomic region, the following are encoded:
- the maiA gene encoding maleylacetoacetate isomerase → MKLYGYWRSSCSWRVRIALNFKGLGYAYEAVHLLKDGGQQNTEAYRAVNPLRTVPTLEFQEGGQVRRLAQSMAILEYLEERYPTPALLPREPWARARCRMLAESVNSGIQPLQNTAVMQFVKGELKADERAFAAHWNVRGLTALESLVQETAGTYCIGEQVSLADLFLVPQLYGARRYGVDLSPYPTLTRIEAACGHLPAFQAAHADRQPDAVPA, encoded by the coding sequence GTGAAGCTCTACGGCTACTGGCGCTCGTCCTGCTCGTGGCGCGTGCGCATCGCCCTGAACTTCAAGGGTCTGGGCTACGCCTACGAGGCGGTGCACCTGCTCAAGGACGGGGGACAGCAGAACACGGAGGCGTACCGCGCCGTGAACCCCTTGCGCACGGTGCCCACGCTCGAGTTCCAGGAGGGGGGGCAGGTGCGGAGGCTCGCCCAGTCCATGGCCATCCTCGAGTACCTGGAGGAGCGCTACCCCACGCCCGCGCTGTTGCCCCGGGAGCCCTGGGCCCGGGCCCGCTGCCGGATGCTGGCCGAGAGCGTGAACTCGGGCATCCAGCCCCTGCAGAACACGGCGGTGATGCAGTTCGTCAAAGGCGAACTCAAGGCGGACGAGCGGGCCTTCGCGGCGCACTGGAATGTCCGGGGGCTGACGGCCCTGGAGTCCCTGGTCCAGGAGACGGCGGGGACTTATTGCATCGGTGAGCAAGTGTCGTTGGCCGATCTCTTCCTGGTGCCCCAACTCTACGGCGCGCGCCGTTATGGGGTAGATCTCTCGCCGTACCCCACGCTGACCCGCATCGAGGCGGCGTGCGGACACCTTCCCGCCTTTCAGGCGGCCCATGCAGACCGGCAGCCCGACGCGGTACCTGCCTGA
- a CDS encoding fumarylacetoacetate hydrolase family protein translates to MKLATLKDGTRDGRLIAVKRDNSVYALATHVAPTLQAALDDWEAREPLLRELAARLEAGTVESHPLEVGALLAPLPRAYEWLDGSAFLNHVILVRKARGAEPPATLKTDPLVYQGGSGEFLAPTADIPLADEAWGMDFESEVCVVLGDTPQGTKAAQAGRHIRLLMICNDVSLRNLIPDELAKGFGFVQSKPATAFGPFALTPDELGPAWKEGRVHLRLRSTLNGQLVGDTEAGEMHFSFPELIQHLCKTRGFTAGTILGSGTVSNADRARGISCLAERRMIEAIDEGKPRTPFMKPGDTIDIEMLNAEGQSLFGRISQKVVKR, encoded by the coding sequence GTGAAGCTCGCGACCCTCAAGGATGGAACCCGTGACGGACGGCTCATCGCCGTCAAACGGGACAACTCGGTGTATGCGCTGGCCACCCACGTGGCCCCCACGCTCCAGGCCGCGCTCGATGACTGGGAGGCCCGGGAGCCCCTCCTGCGCGAGCTGGCCGCGCGGCTCGAGGCGGGCACGGTGGAGAGCCACCCCCTGGAGGTGGGCGCGCTCCTGGCGCCGCTGCCCCGGGCCTACGAGTGGCTGGATGGCAGCGCGTTCCTCAACCACGTCATCCTCGTGCGCAAGGCGCGGGGCGCCGAGCCCCCCGCGACGCTGAAGACGGACCCGCTCGTGTATCAGGGCGGCTCCGGGGAGTTCCTGGCGCCCACCGCGGACATTCCCCTGGCGGACGAGGCCTGGGGGATGGATTTCGAGAGCGAGGTCTGCGTCGTCCTCGGCGACACGCCGCAGGGGACGAAGGCGGCGCAGGCGGGCCGGCACATCCGGCTGCTGATGATCTGCAACGACGTCTCGCTGCGCAACCTCATCCCGGACGAGCTGGCCAAGGGCTTTGGCTTCGTGCAGAGCAAGCCCGCCACGGCGTTCGGCCCCTTCGCCCTCACGCCCGATGAGCTGGGGCCCGCGTGGAAGGAGGGCCGGGTGCACCTGCGCCTGCGCTCCACGCTCAACGGCCAGCTCGTGGGCGACACCGAGGCAGGGGAGATGCACTTCTCCTTCCCCGAGCTCATCCAGCACCTGTGCAAGACGCGGGGCTTCACCGCGGGCACCATCCTGGGCAGCGGCACGGTGTCCAACGCGGACCGGGCCCGGGGCATCTCCTGCCTGGCCGAGCGCCGGATGATCGAAGCCATCGACGAGGGCAAGCCCCGCACCCCCTTCATGAAGCCCGGGGACACCATCGACATCGAGATGCTGAACGCGGAGGGCCAGAGCCTCTTCGGCCGCATCTCGCAGAAGGTGGTGAAGCGGTGA
- a CDS encoding ATP-binding protein: MAEGFPQAGAVPGEPLPGRRLGNRFELLRRLKTGRGVSTWLGNDHRTGEQVVIKMTSRASLVSTARVRLEHEAAVLGELHSAFLQPVLHLGSSGDLVYRVTPYLPGETLQERLEHGSLTPAEVLTLGQCLLAGLAEAHRHGVIHRDVKPSNIIVEGSPLDRATLVDFGLARSERLDPSLRDLPVGTARYLSPEQAGLLNRSVEATSDLYSVGIVLFEALSGRPAFDGTSVGDVLRQHLGARPKLRSGGVEVPRALEELVGRLLQTDPSDRYQSAESALADLRALDEALSQGEAEPELVTGVHDQRRSLTEPSFVGRHEELAVLERELERTRGEPGRLVFVEAESGGGKSWLLEEFAARAVNHRAWVLQGQAVDQSAMHPFQLFSGVAAGIAAAAQERPALVSTLRQRLAGQEAALRTALPQLAPLLGPQVQQNLGPDSFGESRGIRALTSLLGALGTPDEPALVLLDDAQWADELTLRALDSWQQALPQSRSHILLVVSFRSEEVDAGHVLRRLKPSAHLRLATFGAAEVTHMAESMAGALPPEATELVARLSEGNPFMASAVLHGLVEDGALVAGPEGWQVNPDAMAHVRSSRQAASFLVRRLKLLPEESLRLLSVGAVLGKSFGLDRLEALSGSGREQIIAALDEPRRRHMLWEENRGRYTFVHDKLREALLGLLGPEERQALHRLTARTIAASEQADPFELAYHFDAAGESALALPHALVAAERARQQFALEAAEVNYRIAERGAEGAGADTRYRIASGLGDVLMLRGRYDAAQQQLERAQQLARDPVEQARMWSKLGELAFKRGITDEGNAALEKGLRLLGRWVPESEAMLGLGAAWELGVQAGHTLVPGLWLARRPLADSAKDLLAVHIYSRMAYGYWYHRGRMAVLWAHLRGLNIAERYPPTPELAQAYSEHSPVATVLPWFRRAIAYVDKSLRMRQQMGDVWGQGQSLHFYGLAFYCSGRFEECIERCGEAIRLLERTGDRWEVNNAHFQVAMALYRLGRMKEALSSAQQLHRAAQSIGDRYAVRLALEAWSKASGGRIPRSVLEEELLNPSADPQSRAGTLMAEALRQLHEGDAEGAVLTLEQASRVVENAHLRSEYVAPVPGLLATALRKHVESLSAFAPQRRDTLLRYAGRVARHAHQLARTYRNNLPHALRERALLAAMAGQTQRARKWLDQSLEVARELKMRHERAQTLLARGQVGKALGWPSATEDLKLATRELQEMEQGLAEEALSPGTAPERPETLSLVDRFPRVLEAGRRIASALTREAVFEAVRQSMLELLRAEHCVVLDPTAVLPEDVRRTAGVSRTAIARALETGRPAVLDQGLPGGVSESMELLGVRSLLCAPLQIRGKTVACVCASHRRVGELFGEDEERLTGFITTLASVALENAEGFERMAALSEERGRLYREEQEAVRRRDDFLSIAAHELKTPLTSLQLHLQGLMIQLRQGTAQMSPERLGTKLESANLQTQRMGRLVNELLDISRVAQGQLLGKVEDVDLVSLVRGVLERSREALARAECPVALRAVERLEGQWDAMRLEQVVGNLLTNAMKYGAGKPIEVVLEEHEGQAVLKVRDEGIGIAPEDAHRIFERFERAVSVRHYGGFGIGLWLVREIVQALGGSVAVQSAPGEGATFTVTLPRRPPALSAGPASDK, from the coding sequence ATGGCAGAGGGCTTCCCACAGGCCGGCGCGGTTCCCGGAGAGCCCCTCCCGGGCCGGCGCCTGGGCAATCGCTTCGAGCTGCTGCGGCGATTGAAGACGGGCCGGGGTGTGTCCACCTGGCTGGGCAATGATCATCGTACCGGAGAACAGGTTGTCATCAAGATGACATCCCGGGCCTCGCTCGTTTCCACCGCCCGGGTGCGGCTGGAGCACGAGGCCGCGGTCCTGGGCGAGCTGCACAGCGCGTTTCTTCAGCCCGTGCTGCACCTGGGCTCTTCCGGGGACCTGGTTTACCGGGTCACGCCCTACCTGCCTGGCGAGACGCTGCAGGAGCGGCTCGAGCACGGCAGCCTCACGCCCGCGGAGGTGCTCACGCTGGGCCAGTGTCTGCTGGCGGGGCTCGCGGAGGCCCACCGCCACGGGGTGATTCACCGGGACGTGAAGCCCTCCAACATCATCGTCGAGGGCAGCCCCCTGGACCGCGCCACGCTGGTGGACTTCGGCCTGGCGCGCAGCGAGCGGTTGGATCCATCGCTGCGCGACCTGCCCGTGGGCACCGCGCGCTACCTCTCGCCGGAGCAGGCCGGGCTGCTCAACCGCTCGGTGGAGGCCACCTCGGATCTCTACTCCGTGGGCATCGTCCTGTTCGAGGCGCTCTCGGGCCGCCCGGCCTTCGATGGCACGTCCGTGGGCGATGTGCTGCGCCAGCACCTGGGCGCGCGCCCCAAGCTGCGCAGCGGCGGGGTGGAGGTGCCGCGCGCGCTGGAGGAGCTGGTGGGGCGGCTGCTCCAGACGGACCCCTCGGACCGCTACCAGTCCGCCGAGTCCGCGCTGGCGGACCTGCGCGCGCTGGACGAGGCGCTCTCGCAGGGCGAGGCGGAGCCCGAGCTCGTCACCGGCGTGCACGACCAGCGCCGCAGCCTCACCGAGCCCTCCTTCGTGGGCCGCCACGAGGAGCTGGCGGTGCTGGAGCGCGAGCTGGAGCGCACGCGCGGGGAGCCCGGAAGGCTGGTCTTCGTCGAGGCCGAGTCCGGCGGCGGCAAGAGCTGGCTGCTGGAGGAGTTCGCCGCGCGCGCCGTGAACCACCGGGCCTGGGTGCTCCAGGGCCAGGCGGTGGACCAGTCCGCCATGCACCCCTTCCAGCTCTTCTCGGGGGTGGCGGCGGGCATCGCCGCCGCGGCCCAGGAGCGCCCCGCGCTGGTCAGCACCCTGCGCCAGCGGCTCGCGGGCCAGGAGGCCGCGCTGCGCACCGCCCTGCCCCAGCTCGCGCCCCTGCTGGGCCCCCAGGTCCAGCAGAACCTGGGCCCGGATTCGTTCGGCGAGAGCCGCGGCATCCGCGCCCTCACCTCCCTGCTGGGCGCGCTGGGCACCCCGGATGAGCCCGCGCTCGTGCTGCTCGACGATGCCCAGTGGGCCGACGAGCTGACCCTGCGCGCGCTCGACAGCTGGCAGCAGGCCCTCCCGCAGAGCCGCAGCCACATCCTGCTCGTGGTGTCCTTCCGCAGCGAGGAGGTGGACGCGGGCCACGTGCTGCGGCGGCTCAAGCCCAGTGCCCACCTGCGCCTGGCCACCTTCGGCGCCGCCGAGGTGACGCACATGGCGGAGTCCATGGCGGGGGCCCTGCCGCCGGAGGCCACCGAGCTGGTGGCCCGGCTGTCCGAGGGCAACCCCTTCATGGCCTCCGCGGTGCTCCACGGGCTGGTGGAGGATGGCGCGCTCGTGGCGGGCCCCGAGGGCTGGCAGGTGAACCCGGACGCCATGGCGCACGTGCGCTCCTCGCGCCAGGCCGCCTCATTCCTGGTGCGCCGGCTGAAGCTGCTCCCGGAGGAGTCCCTGCGCCTGCTGTCGGTGGGCGCGGTGCTGGGCAAGAGCTTCGGCCTGGACCGGCTGGAGGCGCTGTCGGGCTCGGGGCGCGAGCAGATCATCGCCGCGCTGGACGAGCCCCGGCGCCGGCACATGCTCTGGGAGGAGAACCGGGGAAGGTACACCTTCGTCCACGACAAGCTGCGCGAGGCGCTGCTGGGCCTGCTGGGCCCCGAGGAGCGCCAGGCGCTGCACCGGCTGACGGCGCGCACCATCGCCGCCAGCGAGCAGGCGGACCCCTTCGAGCTGGCCTACCACTTCGACGCTGCGGGCGAGAGCGCCCTGGCCCTGCCCCACGCGCTGGTGGCCGCCGAGCGCGCCCGGCAGCAGTTCGCCCTGGAGGCCGCGGAGGTCAACTACCGCATCGCCGAGCGCGGCGCGGAGGGCGCCGGCGCGGACACCCGCTACCGCATCGCCTCCGGCCTGGGCGACGTGCTGATGCTGCGCGGCCGGTATGACGCCGCCCAGCAGCAGTTGGAGCGGGCCCAGCAGCTGGCCCGGGACCCGGTGGAGCAGGCCCGCATGTGGTCCAAGCTGGGCGAGCTCGCCTTCAAGCGGGGCATCACCGACGAGGGCAACGCGGCCCTGGAGAAAGGGCTGCGGCTCTTGGGGCGGTGGGTGCCCGAGAGCGAGGCCATGCTGGGCCTGGGCGCGGCGTGGGAGCTGGGCGTCCAGGCCGGCCACACCCTGGTGCCCGGGCTGTGGCTGGCCCGCCGCCCGCTGGCGGACAGCGCCAAGGATCTGCTCGCCGTCCACATCTACAGCCGCATGGCCTACGGCTACTGGTACCACCGGGGGCGCATGGCGGTGCTCTGGGCGCACCTGCGGGGGCTGAACATCGCCGAGCGCTACCCGCCCACGCCCGAGCTGGCCCAGGCCTACTCCGAGCACTCGCCCGTGGCCACGGTGCTGCCCTGGTTCCGCCGGGCCATCGCCTACGTGGACAAGTCCCTGCGCATGCGCCAGCAGATGGGCGATGTGTGGGGCCAGGGCCAGTCCCTGCACTTCTACGGCCTGGCCTTCTACTGCTCCGGCCGCTTCGAGGAGTGCATCGAGCGGTGCGGCGAGGCCATCCGCCTGCTGGAGCGCACCGGGGACCGGTGGGAGGTGAACAACGCCCACTTCCAGGTGGCCATGGCGCTCTACCGGCTGGGCCGGATGAAGGAGGCGCTCAGCTCCGCCCAGCAGCTCCACCGCGCGGCCCAGTCCATTGGTGACCGGTACGCGGTGCGGCTCGCCCTGGAGGCCTGGAGCAAGGCCTCGGGGGGCCGCATCCCGCGCAGCGTGCTGGAGGAGGAGCTGCTCAACCCCAGCGCGGACCCTCAGTCGCGCGCGGGCACCCTCATGGCCGAGGCCCTGCGCCAGCTCCACGAGGGCGACGCGGAGGGCGCGGTGCTGACCCTGGAGCAGGCCAGCCGGGTCGTCGAGAACGCCCACCTGCGCTCGGAGTACGTGGCCCCCGTGCCGGGGTTGCTGGCCACCGCGCTTCGCAAGCACGTGGAGTCCCTCTCCGCCTTCGCGCCCCAGCGGCGCGACACGCTCCTGCGCTACGCGGGCCGCGTGGCCCGGCACGCCCACCAGCTTGCCCGGACTTACCGCAACAACCTGCCCCACGCCCTGCGCGAGCGCGCCCTGCTGGCGGCCATGGCCGGCCAGACCCAGCGCGCCCGGAAGTGGCTCGATCAGAGCCTGGAGGTGGCCCGGGAGCTGAAGATGCGCCACGAGCGCGCGCAGACGCTGCTGGCGCGCGGCCAGGTGGGCAAGGCCCTGGGCTGGCCGAGCGCCACCGAGGACCTCAAGCTGGCCACGCGCGAGCTGCAGGAGATGGAGCAGGGGCTCGCCGAGGAGGCGCTCAGCCCGGGCACCGCGCCCGAGCGGCCGGAGACGCTGTCGCTCGTGGACCGCTTCCCGCGCGTGCTGGAGGCGGGCCGGCGCATCGCCTCCGCGCTCACGCGCGAGGCGGTGTTCGAGGCGGTGCGCCAGTCCATGCTGGAGCTGCTGCGCGCCGAGCACTGCGTGGTGCTGGACCCCACCGCCGTGCTGCCCGAGGACGTGCGGCGCACCGCGGGCGTGAGCCGCACCGCCATTGCCCGGGCCCTGGAGACAGGGCGCCCCGCCGTGCTCGACCAGGGGCTGCCAGGCGGCGTGAGCGAGAGCATGGAGCTCCTGGGCGTGCGCTCGCTCCTGTGCGCCCCCTTGCAGATCCGCGGCAAGACGGTGGCGTGCGTGTGCGCCAGCCACCGGCGCGTGGGCGAGCTGTTCGGCGAGGACGAGGAGCGGCTCACCGGCTTCATCACCACGCTGGCCAGCGTGGCGCTGGAGAACGCGGAGGGCTTCGAGCGCATGGCGGCCCTCTCCGAGGAGCGGGGCCGGCTCTACCGCGAGGAGCAGGAGGCCGTGCGGCGCCGGGATGACTTCCTGTCCATCGCCGCCCACGAGCTGAAGACGCCGCTCACCTCGCTCCAGCTCCACCTGCAGGGGCTGATGATTCAGCTGCGCCAGGGCACCGCGCAGATGTCCCCGGAGCGCCTGGGCACCAAGCTGGAGTCAGCCAACCTGCAGACCCAGCGCATGGGCCGGCTGGTGAACGAGCTGCTCGACATCTCGCGCGTCGCCCAGGGGCAGCTGCTCGGCAAGGTCGAGGACGTGGACCTGGTCTCCCTGGTGCGCGGCGTGCTGGAGCGCTCGCGCGAGGCGCTGGCGCGCGCGGAGTGCCCCGTGGCGCTGCGCGCCGTGGAGCGGCTGGAGGGCCAGTGGGACGCGATGCGGCTGGAGCAGGTGGTGGGCAACCTGCTCACCAACGCCATGAAGTACGGGGCGGGCAAGCCCATCGAAGTGGTGCTCGAGGAGCACGAGGGCCAGGCCGTGCTGAAGGTCCGGGACGAGGGCATCGGCATCGCCCCGGAGGACGCGCACCGCATCTTCGAGCGCTTCGAGCGCGCCGTCTCGGTGCGCCACTACGGCGGGTTCGGCATTGGCCTGTGGCTGGTGCGGGAGATCGTCCAGGCGCTCGGGGGGAGCGTGGCGGTCCAGAGCGCCCCCGGTGAGGGCGCCACCTTCACCGTGACGCTCCCCCGCCGGCCCCCGGCGCTCAGCGCCGGTCCAGCGTCAGATAAATGA
- a CDS encoding class I SAM-dependent methyltransferase — translation MHDPSLLFVKTSDAIRAMERNTLLAPLYDGHAPADVFHQATSWLDGIHRQLTHGGDVHTAMQTLHRGLFHLRRQWSRKDWRHFCLEHARVHPLRELLHQCPFTRHGYERPRGYAGDAALIDYLYAECVGAEGHMQPGGHIYRFMYQQPSPRSVRERRMLLAREIDAVASRTHMPRLLSVACGHLRESELSHAVREHHIGDFIAFDQDPMSLTEVTRQHPNNAIRPVCGSVRALLTGRTVFGHLDLAYSAGLYDYLSDNTARRLTQILFDMLNPGGRLMVANFATCPEAGYLEAFMDWWLIYRDEDQMQALTLDIDPNAIAATNMFRDSEQNVIYLTLDRR, via the coding sequence ATGCATGACCCCTCCCTTCTCTTCGTGAAGACGTCCGATGCGATCCGCGCGATGGAGCGCAACACCCTGCTAGCGCCCCTCTACGACGGACATGCGCCGGCGGATGTGTTCCACCAGGCCACCTCCTGGCTGGATGGCATCCACCGGCAGCTCACCCACGGTGGCGATGTGCACACGGCGATGCAGACGTTGCATCGCGGGCTCTTCCACCTGCGGCGCCAATGGAGCCGCAAGGACTGGCGCCACTTTTGCTTGGAGCACGCCCGGGTTCACCCGCTGAGAGAGCTGCTGCACCAGTGTCCCTTCACCCGCCATGGCTACGAGCGCCCCCGCGGCTACGCGGGCGACGCGGCGTTGATCGACTATCTCTACGCGGAGTGCGTGGGGGCCGAAGGGCACATGCAGCCGGGTGGCCACATCTACCGTTTCATGTATCAGCAGCCGAGCCCCCGGAGCGTCCGGGAGCGGCGGATGCTGCTGGCGCGAGAGATTGATGCGGTGGCCTCGCGCACGCACATGCCGCGCCTGCTCTCGGTGGCCTGTGGGCACCTGCGCGAGTCCGAGCTGTCACACGCCGTGCGGGAGCACCACATCGGGGACTTCATCGCCTTCGACCAGGACCCGATGAGCCTGACGGAGGTGACGCGCCAGCACCCCAACAACGCCATCCGGCCCGTCTGCGGCTCGGTGCGCGCGCTGCTGACGGGGCGCACGGTGTTCGGCCACCTGGACCTCGCCTACTCGGCGGGCCTGTATGACTACCTGTCGGACAACACGGCCCGGCGCCTCACGCAGATCCTCTTCGACATGCTCAACCCCGGCGGGCGCTTGATGGTGGCCAACTTCGCCACCTGCCCGGAGGCCGGCTACCTGGAGGCCTTCATGGACTGGTGGCTCATCTACCGCGATGAGGACCAGATGCAGGCCCTCACCCTGGACATCGATCCCAACGCGATCGCCGCCACGAACATGTTCCGCGACAGCGAGCAGAACGTCATTTATCTGACGCTGGACCGGCGCTGA